A window of Argopecten irradians isolate NY chromosome 1, Ai_NY, whole genome shotgun sequence contains these coding sequences:
- the LOC138320682 gene encoding perlucin-like has translation MLLLVKPYAFIELLKSLLPVILTCFIGLVDTEPDVCLSHNQDKMATCFLLVVLMCSGLNLVLASCPVGWVEYKEEGECLLFVTNTSMGWHEAEHVCSSYQSYLVTDDNQEKHAFIKIFLNIFKTWHLAHFWIGASDFIIEDQWRWLETGVSIGSTSFWAPGQPNGDTDQDCVAAMVNASNTLVWKDYGCHAKYHFICEKKAAEEQAIIG, from the exons ATGCTATTGTTAGTAAAGCCTTATGCTTTCATAGAGTTATTAAAAAGTTTACTTCCTGTCATACTGACTTGCTTTATAGGCCTTGTCGATACTGAACCAGACGTTTGTCTTTCCCACAACCAAGACAAGATGGCGACATGTTTTTTGCTTGTGGTCCTTATGTGTTCAG GTTTGAATCTGGTTCTAGCGTCGTGTCCTGTCGGGTGGGTTGAATATAAAGAAGAAGGAGAATGCCTGTTGTTTGTGACAAATACATCCATGGGTTGGCACGAGGCTGAG CACGTTTGCAGCAGTTATCAGAGTTACTTGGTGACGGATGACAACCAGGAGAAACATGCCTTCATCAAAATATTCCTCAACATTTTCAAAA CCTGGCACTTAGCACACTTCTGGATCGGCGCCAGTGACTTCATCATCGAGGACCAGTGGAGATGGTTAGAGACAGGCGTCTCGATAGGATCAACCTCGTTTTGGGCTCCAGGACAGCCGAATGGCGATACTGATCAAGACTGTGTGGCAGCAATGGTTAACGCATCCAATACTCTCGTCTGGAAGGACTATGGATGTCACGCCAAGTACCACTTCATCTGCGAAAAGAA AGCTGCAGAGGAGCAGGCAATTATTGGCTGA
- the LOC138318106 gene encoding C-type mannose receptor 2-like, producing MAASWILFTSVAFSGFFLVLSTCPSGWIEFNQECFLFGASKKDWNDAEADCRRHSSYLSTDDNAEKHSFLKTYLNIFHSWKLGHFWLGGNDLAVENSWRWFESGHAIGPATFWDVGQPDGNNSANCMSFYMNADNNLVWRDDRCTARYNYICEQNATASTPMPVGRYGNQNSCWTTCLDTVDRGVNMRAAIFFLFCGIVFGGPCEPGWTQYKEDCLWFSNTAKTWLASENDCKNKGGWLMTDDNEGKHEFLSTIMYAFKNFHFNKFFIGGSDTAFENVWRWLETGINVGPFSKWGTGEPDGNTTKNCLALKWENDRDLVWSDESCGHVSTSHHHHHGHGLLNYICEKPVNNSGSMVIGRR from the exons ATGGCCGCCTCGTGGATCCTCTTTACTAGTGTAGCATTCTCAG GATTTTTCCTTGTGCTCAGTACGTGTCCTTCAGGTTGGATCGAATTCAATCAGGAATGTTTTTTGTTCGGAGCTTCAAAAAAGGATTGGAATGATGCGGAG GCAGACTGTAGGAGGCACAGTAGCTACCTGTCCACTGATGACAATGCAGAGAAACATAGCTTCCTGAAAACTTACCTTAATATCTTTCACT CATGGAAGTTAGGCCATTTCTGGCTGGGCGGCAATGACTTGGCCGTAGAGAATAGCTGGCGTTGGTTCGAGTCTGGCCATGCGATTGGACCGGCAACTTTCTGGGATGTCGGACAGCCCGACGGTAATAATTCGGCCAACTGTATGTCCTTCTACATGAACGCTGACAACAATCTGGTGTGGAGGGATGACAGATGTACGGCTCGTTATAACTACATTTGTGAGCAAAA TGCCACTGCATCCACACCAATGCCAGTG GGGCGATATGGGAACCAGAACAGTTGTTGGACGACTTGTCTGGACACGGTGGACCGAGGAGTAAACATGAGAGCTGCTATCTTCTTTCTGTTTTGTG GGATTGTGTTCGGGGGACCATGTGAGCCTGGCTGGACACAGTATAAAGAGGACTGTCTGTGGTTTAGTAACACTGCCAAGACATGGCTCGCGTCTGAG AATGATTGCAAAAATAAAGGTGGATGGCTGATGACGGACGATAACGAGGGAAAACATGAATTTCTTTCCACCATTATGTACGCTTTTAAAA ATTTCCACTTTAATAAATTCTTCATTGGTGGTTCGGACACTGCGTTTGAGAATGTTTGGCGATGGCTAGAGACTGGTATCAATGTTGGTCCCTTTTCTAAGTGGGGTACGGGCGAGCCGGACGGTAATACCACCAAGAATTGTCTAGCTCTGAAGTGGGAAAACGATCGGGACCTGGTATGGTCTGACGAGTCATGTGGCCACGTGTCCACGtcccaccatcaccaccacggACACGGACTGCTGAATTACATCTGCGAAAAACC agtCAACAATTCGGGCTCCATGGTTATCGGCCGTCGTtga